cacagaaggaggggcgaaggagcagcaagagtccattGAGGGaaatgatcggggcccagaagaggcgtgaatctggggcccacaagaggcgagggcccaggggcagcacgtgccagcccacactgccatatgtgtgcgcactcggtctgtgcagcagagctggtctccagtcgtcttgttaaccctcgccactggaccaagacctagctctgtcgagcccgtgtggtgactggtgttcaacggccaccacacattaaaaaaatccacgcacaggcatcttccacccttcacgatgtagttcgggatctggaatattaggtccttcattgaaacacctgtgaactcatccctttttggcgtggaagcaagtcatcctcgatacgagggacttcctatgatgatgatgttgacatTTAATCAATAAGATATCAAGGGGAACAAACTTAGGGAATTTCAAACTAACTCCAAATGAGCATAAGTCAACAGCAGAAAATGGACCTTAAAAACACGAAAACTAGATCTTACCTTCTCCAAACCCATGTCATTCAACCATAAATGTTGGAGAGATGCTGCTACTGGAAGGAAAGCGTCGTTGCCTATCTGCTGAATGGGATTCTTGGAtagtttcagctcatccaaaataggCATCCTCATTAGAGCAACGGTGGGAACCGCTGTGAGTTTATTCTCATCCAAGAACAGCTTCTGGAGGTCCCCGATGGGGTGCAGGGCGGTGGGGGAAATGTAGGTGATGTTGCTGCCTGTCAGGTAGAGCCAGCGCAGCTTCTCTGCCCCTGCCATGTTCTCATCGGTCAATTGGGGGATGGGGTTGTACTCCAGGTGAAGAGCAAAGAGGTTGGGCAGGAGCCCGAAGGCCCCCTTGGGGATGGCTGACAACTTATTGTAGTCCAGGTACAGGTATGTGAGGTCGGGCAGCCCCTCGAAGATGACCGACTGGAGGCTGGAGATCTCATTGCCGGACAGATAGAGATAGATGAGCTTCTTCAGACCTCGGAAGGCCCCAGCGTGTATGTCGTGGATCCTGCAGTTCTGCAGGTGAAGAGACACCAGGTTTTTCATATCTGGGAACGAGCCCCTGGGGACTGAGTAGAAGTCGTTGTAGCGCATGTCGAGGAGGTGGGCGTCGGTGGGGAAGCCCCTTGGGATCTTGCGAAGACCCTTGCCCTCACAGCTGGAATGTTGCAAGTCATGCTTGCAGTCGCAGTGCTCTGGACATGGAAGGTTTTCTTGATTCTTTTGTCCAGGCTTGTTCTCCAGCTCCACTTCCACCTCTTCTTCATAGTCCGACGGGCGGAATTCACACCTCAGGTCAATTGGCCTCAGAGAATCCAACCTCTCGCCTCGAAATACACTTGGGGCACTGCAGAAGACCTCTGCTTTCGGTTTAGTGTAGTTGGCCATCCATTCCCTAAAGGGTCGCATGTTACAGTTGCACTGGATTGGATTCCCTGTCAGATTGATCATCCTCACGTTCTCAAGCCCTTCCAAAGGCTGAAAAATCTGCAGTTGGTTGTTGTGGAAATCGACAATCGACAGCGTCGGGGTGTGGACAAAAGCTGCAAGGGACACCTCCTGAAGGGCCATGTTGTCCATGGCCAGGTGCTTCAGCGAACGCATCCGGAAAGACTCTTCTCCGATATACGTCATGGGGTTCCTGCCCAGATCCAGCCTGGCCACATTGATGAGCCTGGACAAGGCTTCAGTCGGCAGATACTGAAGTTCATTGCTGTCGAGGCTCAGCCTCTTCAGCGTCCACAGCCCAGCGAAGGCCTCGTCGGCAAGGTTGTTGAGCATGTTTTTGGACAGGCGTAGGTATTTAATTTGCTGGAGGCCTTGGAAGACCAAGGGAGGCAAATAGACCAGGAAATTTCCCTCCAGGTTTAGGAAGTTGAGGAAGCCCAGCTGGACAAAGGCACCCGGCTTGATCTCTTCAATCCTGTTGTTGTCGACGATGAGTTGTTGAAGGGACGTCAGCCCATCAAAGGTCTCCTGGTAGATGAATTCTATGTTGTTTGACCCCAAGTTGAGGTAGATCACCTGCCCAAGACCACGGAAGGCACCTTCTGCGAGGAGGCTAATCTTACATTTCTGCATATTCAAGTGTGTAAGGTAGGGAATAGGAAGGAAAGCGCCATTTTCGATGGTGTTGATGTTGTTCCCTCTGATATCCAGTTGCTTAGTACCCTGTAACAGAGATGTGAACACAGAAGTGTCATCAAGATTCTTAGACATTTGCTTAATTTTTCTCTGCTATTGCccgtagcttgcagggaacataaaaactgactgcaaaagcttctatagatatgtgaagagaaaaagattagcgaagacaaatgtaggtcccttgcagtcagaatcaggtgaatttataacggggaacaaagaaatggcagcccaattgaacaaatactttggttctgtcttcactaaggaaggcacaaataaccttccgaaggtctagcgagaaggaggaactaaaggaaatccttattagtcaggaaatggttttagggaaattgatgggattgaaggctgataaatccccagggcctgatagtctgcatcccagagtacttaaggaagtggccctagaaatagtggatgcattggtggtcattttccaacattccatagactatggatcagtttctatggattggagggtagctaatgtaacaccac
The DNA window shown above is from Pristiophorus japonicus isolate sPriJap1 chromosome 19, sPriJap1.hap1, whole genome shotgun sequence and carries:
- the LOC139230492 gene encoding chondroadherin-like protein isoform X1 — encoded protein: MLSPCCSQALGLTHWVLGAVFSALVAGTMACPPYCICDNIQRVVSCVRKQLTEVPITIPEGTKQLDIRGNNINTIENGAFLPIPYLTHLNMQKCKISLLAEGAFRGLGQVIYLNLGSNNIEFIYQETFDGLTSLQQLIVDNNRIEEIKPGAFVQLGFLNFLNLEGNFLVYLPPLVFQGLQQIKYLRLSKNMLNNLADEAFAGLWTLKRLSLDSNELQYLPTEALSRLINVARLDLGRNPMTYIGEESFRMRSLKHLAMDNMALQEVSLAAFVHTPTLSIVDFHNNQLQIFQPLEGLENVRMINLTGNPIQCNCNMRPFREWMANYTKPKAEVFCSAPSVFRGERLDSLRPIDLRCEFRPSDYEEEVEVELENKPGQKNQENLPCPEHCDCKHDLQHSSCEGKGLRKIPRGFPTDAHLLDMRYNDFYSVPRGSFPDMKNLVSLHLQNCRIHDIHAGAFRGLKKLIYLYLSGNEISSLQSVIFEGLPDLTYLYLDYNKLSAIPKGAFGLLPNLFALHLEYNPIPQLTDENMAGAEKLRWLYLTGSNITYISPTALHPIGDLQKLFLDENKLTAVPTVALMRMPILDELKLSKNPIQQIGNDAFLPVAASLQHLWLNDMGLEKIADGAFDGLNAGLQSLYLENNRLSYIPSLSQFTNLHTIDLSNNPWDCDCPLLHLRRWIESTNLKVTAVCHLPANVTGQNVKDAPFKNCKGSLPEKSQSPTGKSKAGPKRVKNKKNNRKSAKPQQKSVKKNLNNKLQ
- the LOC139230492 gene encoding chondroadherin-like protein isoform X2; the protein is MQKCKISLLAEGAFRGLGQVIYLNLGSNNIEFIYQETFDGLTSLQQLIVDNNRIEEIKPGAFVQLGFLNFLNLEGNFLVYLPPLVFQGLQQIKYLRLSKNMLNNLADEAFAGLWTLKRLSLDSNELQYLPTEALSRLINVARLDLGRNPMTYIGEESFRMRSLKHLAMDNMALQEVSLAAFVHTPTLSIVDFHNNQLQIFQPLEGLENVRMINLTGNPIQCNCNMRPFREWMANYTKPKAEVFCSAPSVFRGERLDSLRPIDLRCEFRPSDYEEEVEVELENKPGQKNQENLPCPEHCDCKHDLQHSSCEGKGLRKIPRGFPTDAHLLDMRYNDFYSVPRGSFPDMKNLVSLHLQNCRIHDIHAGAFRGLKKLIYLYLSGNEISSLQSVIFEGLPDLTYLYLDYNKLSAIPKGAFGLLPNLFALHLEYNPIPQLTDENMAGAEKLRWLYLTGSNITYISPTALHPIGDLQKLFLDENKLTAVPTVALMRMPILDELKLSKNPIQQIGNDAFLPVAASLQHLWLNDMGLEKIADGAFDGLNAGLQSLYLENNRLSYIPSLSQFTNLHTIDLSNNPWDCDCPLLHLRRWIESTNLKVTAVCHLPANVTGQNVKDAPFKNCKGSLPEKSQSPTGKSKAGPKRVKNKKNNRKSAKPQQKSVKKNLNNKLQ